gctggagagagagagagagagggttgtgctggagagagagagagagagggttgtgctggagagagagagagagagggttgtgctggagaaagagagagagagggttgtgctggagagagagagagagagggttgtgctggagagagagagagagagggttgtgctggagagagagagagagagggttgtgctggagagagagagagagagagagggttgtgctggagagagagagagagagggttgtgctggagagagagagagagagggttgtgctggagagagagagagagagagggttgtgctggagagagagagagagagagggtcgtgctggagagagagagagagagagagagggaattgtgctggagagagagagagagggaattgtgctggagagagagagagagggaattgtgctggagagagagagggggggttgtgctggagagagagagggggggttgtgctggagagagagagagggggttgtgctggagagagagagaggggggtgtgctggagagagagagagagagggggttgtgctggagagagagagagggggttgtgctggagagcgagagaggggggtgtgctggagagagagagaggggggtgtgctggagagagagagaggggggtgtgctggagagagagagaggggggtgtgctggagagagagagagaggggggtgtgctggagagagagagaggagggtgtgctggagagagagagaggggggtgtgctggagagagagagaggggggtgtgctggagagagagagagaggggggtgtgctggagagagagagagaggggtgtgtgctggagagggaggtggggggtgtgctggagagagagggagagggttgtgctggacagggagaggggggtgtgctggagagggagggagaggggggtgtgctggagagagaggaagagggggtgtgctggagagagagggagaggggtgtgtgctggagagagagggagaggggggtgtgctggagagagagggagaggggggatgtgctggagagagagggagaggggggtgtgctggagagagagggagaggggggtgtgctggagagagaggaagaggggggtgtgctggagagagaggaagagggggtgtgctggagagagagggagaggggtgtgtgctggagagagagggagaggggggtgtgctggagagagagggagaggggggtgtgctggagagagagggagaggggggtgtgctggagagagagggagaggggggtgtgctggagagagagggagaggggggtgtgctggagagagagggagaggggggtgtgctggagagagagggagaggggggtgtgctggagagagagggagaggggggtgtgctggagagagagggagaggggggtgtgctggagagagagggagaggggggtgtgctggagagagagggagaggggggtgtgctggagagagagggagaggggggtgtgctggagagagagggagaggggggtgtgctggagagagagggagaggggggtgtgctggagagagagggagaggggggtgtgctggagagagagggagaggggggtgtgctggagagagagggagaggggggtgtgctggagagagagggagaggggggtgtgctggagagtgagggagagggaggtgtgctggagagagagggagtggggggtgtggtggtgggaaggGGTCACCACCTCATCTGAATCAAAAGTTGGTAgcttcaagtctcactccagacatTGGAGCACGAAAATCTTTGCTAAGATGTTGTCAAGTACTGACTTGTGTGCTGTGCTACTGGAGGTGCCACTTTTTAACCTGAGGCCTCTCTCATGGATGTAAGCGCTTCAgaggcactgttttgaagaagtgaAGGAGAATTTAGccgggtcaatatttatccctcgatcatCATCACAAAAACTGATGACCTGGACAttgtcacattgctctttgtaggagcttgctgtgtacaaattactagtcatgtttcctgcattacaacagtgaccacattcaAATGTGCTTCATTGGAGTGAAAGCACTTTGTGATGTGCTGAggtttataaagttgccagatAAATGCAAGTCGTCTTGGCTTGAGTGAGGGATGTTGGTGAAGACACTGGGAGTAATTCCTGTTCAAATTTAAATAGTGGCTTTCTGATCCTTTTATGTTCACTTGAGGATGGCAGATGGGTGTCTCCGTTTAATATCCCATCTGAACGATGGCGTTTCTGATGATACAGTGCTCCCTCGGTATGCATTCTGTGCTATTGAGCGACGTGTATCATGTATTCCAATCTGTCGTGGAACATGAACCCATCACCTTCTGACTTGGTTGCAAGTCCTATCGACTGAGCTGGAGGTTCTCAAATCTTTTGCCCAATCAACtatactgcactcattttaaagtCAAGCTGCTTTGATGACAAAAGAATGCCCTGGCTCAATTTAATAAGTTCTTTTTTTTTGAATGTTTTAGTTATTTTATTCGTTTTTCAAATCCCTCGTTGGGAAAGATGTTGTTGTGGAATTAAAGAACGATCTCAGGTGAGTGCATCTTGCATTAGTTTGTTTCTGACAGCAGATGATGATGGGGTGGTATAAGCAATGTTACTGGTGAAAGTTCTAACTTTTCTGCAACAGTTCCCTCTCTTTACAGAGCTTAGCAAACTATGCCTTAAACTTAAAAGTGATGAGTTAATATTGCATCAGAATTACTGGCCTGGACAGGCCTATGGACAGCACTGTCAACTTGGAATGGATGAAACAATTTCCGTGGCTGTTTAGCTTTCTTGAATATTATAAAGGTTACAAATCCACAAGGTGTTTGAGCACATTGCAGAGCAGAATTTGCAGGAAAGCTCTAACTGACTTTCCATTGTTATTTTTTCCAATCTTGGCTTATTGACCACTGTGGAAACTGTCTACGTGTGAACTCTGGGAGTGTAGAGTGACTGATTCTGGGGTGTGTTGGAAAGTCCACGTGAATACATAAGCAGGACATGAAAAGAGACTATAGGACCTGCTGTAGTTCCCCAACAATAGATTGTTTAGATTTTGCAATATTTTGCTCCATTATTACCTCCTGAAGTATGTGAATAGCAAGAAGGCAAAATGAATGAACTGACTTCCTGCCACTGAGGCACTTGTTTTTTTATAGAGGTAACATCGGAGAATCATTTGGCGCTTTCTACCTGTCTGCTTTCTGCTCTGCATGAATGTTTAGTGAATCTGTACCCTTCATAACATTGAAGCACTGTAATATTCAGAAATGGCTCATTGCcatgttggtagcactcttgccagagtcagaaggttgtggatccGGAGACTTGAGCACACCAATCTAGCCCGACACTCAAGTATAGGACTGAGGGTTGTGCTACACtcttggaggtgccgtctttaaGATGGgaaattaaactgaggccttgtctgcccACTTGGGTGGAGGTAAAaggtctcatggcactattttgaagaagaggaggtgcccaggccaatatttatccctcaaccaccaccgataaaacagattttctggccattatcacattgttctttgtgggagcactctgtgtgcaaattggctgcctcatttcctacattaaaacagtaattacgcttcaaaagtacttcattggctgtaaaatacttcAGGATGTTTGATGGTCacgaaaggtgttatataaatgcaaggctttcttttcttttttaatccATTCTTAACTTTCCTCTCAAACTAATTAATCCCGCTTCAATAAAAATGAAGTGAATTTTTGAGGTTCCAGCCATTCTCTAGGTGCTGAAAATAAAATTAGTCCCAGACTTAGTAGAAAGCGAATACAAAACCAAAATACTGTAGGtattggaaatctaaaataaaaagcagaaaatgctattAACActtatcaggtctggcagcatccatggagagagaagcaattaATGTTAGATTATCTCCATCAGGAGAGATTCTAGCTGCCTCGTCTTGATGCTGAGTAGCATTTCCATTGCTGAATGGTACCATAATGatcatcaacatcctagggtctCCAAAAATGcacctggaccagccatataagtactgtggccgCAAATTAGAGGCTGGCATTATGTGGCGAATAACTCACtctccaaagcatgtccaccatctacaaggcccaagtcaggaatgTTTTGGAattatctccacttgcctggatgagtacagctccatcaacacaagcttgacaccattcaggacaaaacagcccgcttgatcagcactaccttaaacattctctccctccaccactgacacacagtggcagcagtgtgtagcatctacaagatgtactgcagcaactcgccaagggtccttcaacagcaccttccaaaccagtgacctctaccacctggtcagacaagggcagcggacacatggagacccaccacctgcaagtttcccatcaagccacacaccatcccggCTTGGAACTACATTtttgttcctccactgtcgctgggtcaaaatcctggaaccccttccctgactgtggatgtggactgcaatagttcaagaagTTGGCTGACCACCACCACGTCAGGGCAAATAAgggtggacaacaaatgctggccttgacagcgaTGCTCTCTTCCCATGAATGAGTAAGGGATGTTGATGCGCTTTCTGATGAATTGTCACTGATCtgcaatgttaattctgtttctgacTCCACAAGTGCTGCCTGACTTGGTAATCTTGGTAAAagtttctttttgtttttgctgTAACTTACTCTTCCTGTGTTTCTGATAGGTTTCTCTATTGTCTGTACTTTGTTTTAACTTGTGAGCGAGTTAGAGCCATGAATATAAggtagtcattaataaatccaatagggtaTTCAGCAGAGACCTCTTTACTTAGGAAGTGAGCAAAATGTGGAAACTTACTGCCGCGAGGAGTAGTGGAGGTGAATAGCATGGATCCATTTGAGTCCAAGCTGGATAAACATATGAATAAAAGGGTATATTAATGGTGTTagatgaagcagagtgggaggaggcttgtgtggggtGTAAACTCCGACATAGGCCagtagggccgaatggcctgcttgtGCTTTAAATACTTTGTAAGAATGGGGAAATGTGGGCACGAGGCTATTTGTGTTGTATGTTGGAAAGTTAAGAGATGGAGTGACCTGATTTCTAATGCAAAAATgtgaactttttttttgttttcagtaTCTGCGGAACCTTACACTCCGTTGATCAGGTGAGGGTTGCAAATTTTGGCGTTGTTTGTGACTGAATTATAGTTTTGTTAAATGCCAAAGCTGTGTAGGACAACTTTTAAGGTATAAGTCAGGGCAAATCAGTGTTGAGCAAGTGgccagctctgaagaaaagtatttcaggctcaaaacgtcaactgtgtttccctccacagacgctgtcagacctgaatttttccagcattttctgttttttgtttgagCAAGTGGCTGTTTATTTCCATTGAGTTTGTTGCGTCAATCCAACCTGGATTATACCTGCCTCCCTATAGGAAATGTTTGACCACCTATCTGGCACAGTTACTGACCTGTTCAAAATTGTATTTTTGCCCTATCTGCTTGGGAGGGCAGGATTGTGCAGGTTAAAGGTCTGTATTAGATTGggttgagagggttgtcctatgataggCTGTGTAaattgggtctgtattctctggagtctAGAGTGAGAGGTGATCCAGCTGAAGCATTCAGGATTCTGAAggaccttgacagggtagacagagGTCGTTTCCCCTGACTGGAGAATCTTAAAACattggggcacagtctcaggataggggGTTGATcaattaagactgagatgaggataaatcTCTTCACGCAGTtctaaatctatggaattctctaccccagagagtttggATGTTCCAACATTAATTATATTTAGACATATTtagtgtctcagggaatcaagggatttggggtgTGGGCAAGAAAGTAAAGTTgaagtcatgatcatattgaagggaggaggagcctTGACAGGCCGCATAGTCTAAtctttcctatgttcttatgactTTGTGGGTGCTGTGAAAGTGTTAATTATCAGCCCACCCTCCAAGAGGATTGAGCACGGACTGGTTGGGCTGTACAGCCTATTTCTGTGTCATAACGCTTTAATGTTTCTGAATTCTGAATGTTCTGGAAATTGTGGTTTGCAGGTTGATCTCACTGTCTCTTTATCTTTTCAGTACCTGAACATCAAACTGAcagatatcagtgtgactgaTCCAGAGAAATATCCACACATGGTGAGTGCTGCGAACATTCAATGAGCTTTTTGTAGGAGTTGTGTCCTCAAATTATCACTTAAATGATCAGAGGCCAGCCAAAGACAGAATAGTGGGGGCATCTGAAGGTCCTCCTTTCTCCTGATGCTTTGGTAGCTCACTGTTTGCCCTTTGGGAATCGTAGGTGGCCGGGCTTTATCACTTGGGAAGACAATACTAAATATTGCAAAATTTGTACTACATTCTTCATGGGGTGAACTTTGGACAACTGTAGAGAGAACATTCAGTTTACTTCACTCAGATTGATTTTTACAGGTTGgcctttttttttgttattcattcatgggaagcggccgccgctggctaggccagcatttttattgcccatccctaattgcccttgcgaaggtgatggtgcgctgcctccttgaactgctgcagtctggaaGCAGTTTGGAATAAGAAAATAATTTGGGCCCTATTTCTCTAAAGATGAGATAGTCACAAAGAAACCCAACAAAGAATTataagaaacttcttcacccagcgaATGGTTATAATGTTGAAGTTGCTACCGACTTAACTAGCTTTTCCCCCCTTAAACGCACATTGTattttcatagaatcatggaatggttacagtacaggaggCTGCCTTTCAGCCCGTCATGTCTGTGTTGCCACACTGCAAGAGTAATACATTGAGTGcccctcccctgccttttcccggtAGTTCTAGAAATTTTTCAGGGGTGTTATGATGCTCCTTTGTCGCTGCCCCGTAAGGACACGCAACCTGTATTGAGAGCCCGGCAGCTCAATGTCTTAGATTCAGTAAATGTAAAGCCTATTCTCAGTGTCCTCCACTTTGTAGCGGTTCAACTTGCTAAAGGGTGTCAGGGGGCTACCATATGGTGTGGAACTGGAGTTGCATGTCGAACAGGACTGGGTAGGGAGTGATTGGCTCCCCTCCCCCAAGAACACTAGTAACAGTTACTGCT
The nucleotide sequence above comes from Carcharodon carcharias isolate sCarCar2 chromosome 19, sCarCar2.pri, whole genome shotgun sequence. Encoded proteins:
- the smx5 gene encoding smx5 — protein: MLFYSFFKSLVGKDVVVELKNDLSICGTLHSVDQYLNIKLTDISVTDPEKYPHMLSVKNCFIRGSVVRYVQLPADEVDTQLLQDAARKEAMQQKQ